Part of the Phycisphaeraceae bacterium genome, CCCAGGAGCGCCGCGAGCGCGACGCCGGCGACGATCGGGCGTCGGCGCACCCACATGGTCGCGACGCGGCCGGTCGAGGGCCTGGTCCACGGGATCGGGCGCTTCTCGATCCAGAGGCGCAGGTCGTCCGCGAACTGCGCCGCGGTGCGATGGCGCGCCTCCGGGTCGGGCGAGAGGGCGCGCAGCACGATCGCGCGCAAGTCGGTGGGGAGGTGCGCGAGGCACTCGCGCTGGCGACGGTGCGAGGCGCCGGGGTCGTAGCCCCGCCGGTTCTCGAGCCCCGCGCTGTTGGGGAACCCTCCGGTCAGCAGCCAGTAGAGGATGCCTCCGAGGGCGTAGATGTCGGCGCGCGCGTCGAGTCGGGCCGTCTCGCCGCGGAGTTGTTCGGGCGCCATGAAGCCGATGGTGCCCGGCGTGGGGTCTGCCCCGTCGGACTTGAGCAGTCGCTCGGCGCTGCGCACCGCGAGACTGAAGTCGGCGACCTTGGGCGCGCCGTCGGCACCGAGCAGGATGTTGTCGGGCTTCAGGTCGAAGTGGATCAGCCCCGCAGCGTGCGCCGCCTGCACGCCGTCGGCGATCTGCGCGCACAGCCGCGCCGCGTCGCGCGCCGGCATGGGGGTCTGCACGGCGCGATCGCCCTTGCGCAGCGTCCCGCCCGGGACATACTCGGAGACGAGGTACGACAGCCCGTCGTCGGCGACGCCGGCGTCGTAGATCCGCACGACGTTGGGGTGGTCGATCCGGCGCGCCTTGGCGCCCTCGCTGGTGATGACGGCGCTGTCCTGACTCTCGGATTCCTCGGTCAGCAGCACCTTGATCGCGACCTGCGCCGGCCGGTCTGGCTCCGACAGCGCGCGGTCGATCGCGAGATAGACCGCGCCGTGCGCGCCCATGCCCAGCAACCCGACGAGCCGGAACCGCGCCTCGCGCCCGGGCAGGCGCGGGCCGAAGTCGGTGGGGGGCGTGGGGAGCAGGTCGGCGAGGGCGCGCTGCTTCATCGTGCGCGTCGAGCACATGAGCGCCGACAGCGCCGCGGCGTCTCTGATCGCGGGCGCCAGCTCGGGGTGCGCCTCCGACAACTCCTGCGAGGCGCGCAGGAGCGACTCGCGGTCCATCCGACCCCTGGTGTGCGACAGCAGCACGGACTCGATCGCGATGTCGAGCGCGACCGGGCTGCGTGCCAGGTGGGGGATCGCGTCCAGATACTCGCGCAGCGAGAGGCGATCGCCCGACGCGATGCGTCGCCGGGCGTCGATCCCGATCGCTTCGGCGAGATTCTCATCGTCGAGCGGCCAGGGGGCCCGGCGCGGTTCGGCTCCTTCGTGACTGCTGCGTGTGTCCATCGCGGTCTCGCTCCCGTCGCGGTTCAGTGATCGCCCCATTGTCGCAGGGTTTCTCGGAGGGTGAGGCGCATCGCGCGCCAACGCTGCCGCGTCGCTTCCGGGCTGAGCCCGAGCGCGGCGCCGCACGAGGCCAGGGTGTCGCCGGCGAGCCAGCGAGAGAGGATCGCGCGGTCGGTGTCCGAGGAGAGCGCGTTGAGCGCGTCGCCGATCAGCGGGTCGAGCGCGACCGCCGCGTCGTCGTCGCGCAACGCGGATATCAGCGGGCGCGCCCAGGCGGCGTCGGGCCCTTCCACGCGCTGCAGCCGGCGCACCAGCCGGTGCTTCTCGAGGATCGCGTTGTGGGCGGTGGTCAGCACGAGCGAGAAGAGCTCGTCGGCCCCGGAGGCCCTGATCCGCCCGTCTCGCACGAACCGGTCGAGCCGGCGCGCCACGGTCGACATCATGTCCTGCGAATCGGCGAGCCGGCGCACCGACGGGCTCAGGCGCAGGCGCACCCTCGCGCGGATGCGCTCGCCGTACGTCTGCAGGAAGATCGCGAACGCTTCCCGGTCGCCCGCGCGGACGCGCTCGACCAGGGCGTCAAGATCGCCCATTCCCTCCAGGGCGCCGGCGAACCCTGGAGAAATCTTTCCGGCGGGCCTCACGCTCCACCTCCCGTCGTCATCTCCAGAGGCGAACGGACGCGCCGCGAAGGCCCGGCTGGCGCCGGCGAGGCGGCCTCGTCCCACACCCTGGAGTGATTGACGATGCGGGATCTCACGCCGCGTGCGCGGTGGCTCTGCGCCCTGAGGCAAGAGCCGAGAACCCGGGGGACGTGCGCCACACAGACCACATTCCTCAGAACCCTCGCGTGCAGCGCGTTCGCCGGCTTCGTGCTGGTGCAGAGCGCCTGCCCGATCGTCGCGGCGGTGTCGCGGTTCGCGCCAGACTCGATGCTCCGCGCGTCGATCGACCGCGCCGAGTCCGGCGACCAGGAGGAGTGCGTGCCCTGCCATCTCGCCGGGGGAACCGACTGCTGGGAAGCGATACTCAGGTGGATCGATGCGCAGTTCAACGGAGACTCGGGGGTGCCGTTCCCGAACGACGAATGCTTCGCCGCCGAGAACGCCGGTGAGGAGATCGTGTGACCGACTACAAGGTACCAGACGAGTTCATCCCACGCGACTACGACGCGTTGGAAAATCGCCGCAGGGCGATGAACATCGCCATCGGGGAGCGGATCCGCCTCCTCATGCACCGCCAGACGCTCCGGGGCTTCGGAGCCGAGATGGGCTTCCACGCGCAGAGCATTCGACGCTGGATGCAGGGGGAATCCTCGCCCCCGGCGGCGTTCCTGATCGCCGTCTGCGAACGCTACGGCGTCTCGGCCGACTGGCTGCTCCTGGGCACGGGCCCGGGCGGGCCCGACCCGCATCGCGGATCGCCGAGCGTCCGGGTCGTCGACGCCATGCTCATTGAGAAGATGGCGAAACTGGGCGAGCAGCTTCGCGCGCTCGCCGACGAGGTCGACCAGCGCGCCGGGTTCCAGTCACAGCAGCCCGACGAAGACGAGATCGACCGCGCGATCCGCGGAGGGTGAACTCCTCCTCATCCTCCCTTGCCCGGCACGCCGGCGTTCTCCGGGGGACGCCGGCGTCGCCGCGCGCTCACGCCTTCGGGCCGTGACCGCCCACGGTGCGCCGGTCGCTCTCGCTCTCGTCGCGCACCTCGCCGACCGTCCGCTCGTCCGTGTAGACGTATGTTTTCCCGGCGGTCTCCTCGCGGCAGACCTTGTGCGTCCCGTCGCAGAAGGGGAACTTGCGCGTCAGCCCGCACCCGCAGATGAACACGGGCTTGTCCTGCGGCTCGATCTTGATGGGGCCGGAGCCCTCGAAGCGCACCAGTCGTGGCATCGTCGTCTGCTCTCTTCCAAAGGTGTGAAACTCACACCGGGACGTCGGCGCTCTCGATCACGCGCTGGATGATGGTCCCGGCCGCGTCGATGCGCCCGCGCAGCGCGAACCCGCGCGTGCTCACGCGATGCGCCCAGACCGCAACCGCGTTGCTCGTGATGTCTTCGGGGATGCAGTAGTCACGCCCCTGCAGCAGCGCCGTCGCGCGCGCCGCCTGGGCGAGCGCCAGCGTGCCGCGGGGCGAGACGCCCACCTCGAGCTCCGGGTGGTTGCGCGTCGCGTTGGCCAGCGACACGATGTAGTCGATCAGCGATCGATCGATCTTCACCGTGTCGACCATTCGCTGCAGCTCGAGCACCTCGTCGCGCGTCGCCACCGGCTGCACGCGCGCCAGCGCGCCCAGGCGCGAATCGTCGCCGTTGAGCGAGCCGGCCGACTCCGACATCGTCAGCCCCGGTCGGAGCTCGAGCACCTGCGCCTCTTCCTCGGGCGTGGGGTAGCCGAGCTGGATGCGCATCAGGAACCGGTCGAGCTGGCTCTCGGGCAGGGGATAGGCGCCCTCGAACTCCAGCGGGTTCTGCGTCGCGATCACCATGAAGGGCTGCTCGAGCGGGATCACGCGACCCTCCAGCGACACGCTCGCCTCGTTCATCGCCTCCAGCATCGCCGCCTGAGTCCGGGGGGTCGTCCGGTTGATCTCGTCCGCCAGCACGATGTTCGCGAAGATCGGCCCGCGCTTCAGCTCGAACTGGCCCGTCTCCCGGTCATAGACCGATACCCCCAGCACGTCGCTGGGCAGCATGTCCGGTGTAAACTGGATGCGGCTCAGCCGACAGTCGAGGGACTTCGACAGCGTCGTCGCCAGCAGCGTCTTCCCAACCCCGGGCACATCCTCGATCAGCACATGACCCCGGGCCAGCAGGCACACGATCAGCCGGTCAACGGCCCCCGGGTTGCCGAAGTACACGCGTCGGATATTCTCGCGGAGTCGTTCCAGCACTCGATGCATGATCTCGGCCTTTTCATACGCCCTCGCTCGCGGCGTCGGTGACACGGAAACTTCGGCGCCTCAACGATAGTGGATTCCATCCCTCGCGACGACCAACGACCCTCCCCTGATGCGCACGGCGCGTCGAACGGTTCCTTGCCGCTCGGCTCCGACCCCCCCAAGCCCGCGACGCGATCGCAACTCGCCGAGGCCGACCCCGAACTCGCGATCGGCCTCTCCCTCACCGGCGCGATGCCCTGCATCACCTGCGGGTACGACCTCCAGGGGCTCTCCGTCATCGGCGTCTGCCCGGAGTGCGGCAGCGCGGTCCGGGCCACGATCCTCGCCAAGGTCGACCCGCAGGCGGACGAACTCCAGCCGCTGCTGCATCCCGGTCTCGCCGCCTACGGGCTCGCCGGGGGCGTCATCGCCGGCTTCATCGCGACGATCACCGCGTGGCTCCCCCGGGTCGCCGAAGCCGCCGAGCGCTACACCCCGCTCGACACGGCGCGGTTCTTCGAGTCGCGCTTCTTCGCTCTCGCGATTTTCCTGTGCGTCTCGGTCGCGGCCTTCGCGCCGCTCACCATCGTCAGGCCCGTCTCGAAGACGACGCGAGCGCAGATGCTCATCACGCTCGCGGCGTTCCCGCTCTTTGCCCCCATGCTGTGGGCGGTCCACCGCATCTATTTCGTCATCGACCCCGTCACCCCTCCGGCGTATTTCGTCGGGTCGCCCGACCCCGACCGCCTCGTTGCGCGCTTCGTCTTTACGGGCGCGCTGATCGGCGCGCTGCTGTGCGTCCGGCCCGCGGCGCGCCGGCTCGCACGCCGGTCGATGGCGATGCGCGCCGGGCGCCTGAACCGCCAGACCGTCTTCGCGATGGCCGGCGCGCTGCTCGTCGCGTCGGTGGGGGATGTCCTTCGCGTGGTCGCCGTCGGCTCGCCGCCCGCCCTGCGCGACGGGCTCGACATCGCGGGCTCGCTCCTCGTCTTCGGGGGGTCGGCGATGTTCACCGTGGGCGCCGCGTTCTGCGCCTACGACGCCGTGCGCGTCGCCCAGGCCCTGCGCCGCCCCCAGCCCGGGCTGCGCCAGGTGGTCGGCTCCGCGTCGCGCCCGTCGACGCCGGCCCGCCGATGACTGCCAACATGGCAGGCGCTCCTCGCGACCGCGTCACACTCTGACGCTCGACGCGCCGCGAACCGACTCCCCACCCCGCCGCAACGGTCCCAGGGCCCAGTCCGGGCGATCTCGGGTCTACCCGGTTGCAGCACCGGGCTGGCGCCCGCCTTGCCACTCCCCATGACAGCAATGACCCGCGCCGCGGCCGCGGTCCACCCGGATCGCCTTCCCCGGCGCGCTTCTCACAGACACCCAGACCCACGACCGACCCTCGGAGATACGAACCCCATGGCCGTCAAAGACCTCGCCTTCGATGTGGACGCTCGCCAGTCACTCCTCGCCGGCGTCGAGAAAGTCGCCCGCGCCGTCAAGTCCACCCTCGGGCCCCGGGGACGCAACGCCGTCATCGATAAGTCCTGGGGCGGGCCCACCGTCACCAAGGACGGCGTGACGGTCGCCGAGGAGATCGAACTCCGCGACAAGGCAGAGAACATGGGCGCCCTCCTCGTCAAGCAGGCCGCCTCCAAGACCTCCGACGACGCCGGCGACGGCACCACCACGGCCACCGTCCTCGCCGAGGCGCTCTTCAAAGAGGGCCTCCGCTTCTCCAGCGCCGGCGTCAATGTCAACCTGCTCGTCAAGGGCATGAAGGACGCCGTGACGCTCGTCTCCGAGAACATCCGCAAGCAGGCGGTCCCCGTCAAGGGCAAGGCCGACATCCAGGCCGTTGCCTCCATCTCCGCCAACAACGACGTCGAGATCGGCAAGATCATGGCCGACGCCTTCGAGAAGGTCGGCAAGGACGGCGTCATCACCGTCGAAGAGGGCAAGTCTCTCGACACCACCGTCGATGTCGTCGAGGGCATGCAGTTCGATCGCGGCTACCTCAGCCCCAACTTCGTCACCAATGTCGACGACATGAAGGTCGAACTCGACAAGGTGCTCGTCCTCATCCACGAAGACAAGATCGACTCCATCCAGAAACTCGTCCCCGTCCTCGAGAAGGTCATGGGCGCCAAGAAGCCCCTGCTCATCATCGCCGAGGACATCACGGGCGAGGCCCTCTCCACGCTCGTCATCAACAAACTCCGCGGCACGCTCCAGGTCTGCGCCGTCAAGGCGCCGGGCTACGGCGACCGCCGCAAGGCGATGCTGCAGGACCTCGCGGTCCTCACCGGCGCCGAGCCCATCATGAAGGACCTGGGCATCGAACTCGACAAGGTCTCCCTGTCGCAGCTCGGCATGGCCAAGAAGGTCGAGATCACCGCCGACAACACCACCATCGTCGAGGGCGCCGGCGACAGCAAGAAGATCCAGGCCCGCATCGAGCAGATCCGGCGCGAGATCGAGGAAGCCACCTCCGACTACGACCGCGAGAAACTCCAGGAGCGCCTCGCGAAGTTGTCCGGCGGCGTGGCGCAGGTCAATGTCGGCGCCGCGTCCGAGGCGGAACTGAAGGAGAAGAAGGCGCGCGTCGAGGACGCCCTGCACGCGACCCGCGCCGCCGTCGCCGAGGGCATCGTCCCCGGGGGCGGGACCTCCTTCGTGCGCGCCCGCGCCGCGATCGAGAACAACAAGGACTGGAAGTCGGTCTACGGCAAGAAGAACGAGGTCACCGCCGAGGACATCGGCCACGCCAAGTTCGACTACGCCGCCGGCATGGAAGTCGTCCGCCGCGCCCTGAGCGTGCCCCTGCACACCATCGCGGAT contains:
- a CDS encoding serine/threonine protein kinase produces the protein MDTRSSHEGAEPRRAPWPLDDENLAEAIGIDARRRIASGDRLSLREYLDAIPHLARSPVALDIAIESVLLSHTRGRMDRESLLRASQELSEAHPELAPAIRDAAALSALMCSTRTMKQRALADLLPTPPTDFGPRLPGREARFRLVGLLGMGAHGAVYLAIDRALSEPDRPAQVAIKVLLTEESESQDSAVITSEGAKARRIDHPNVVRIYDAGVADDGLSYLVSEYVPGGTLRKGDRAVQTPMPARDAARLCAQIADGVQAAHAAGLIHFDLKPDNILLGADGAPKVADFSLAVRSAERLLKSDGADPTPGTIGFMAPEQLRGETARLDARADIYALGGILYWLLTGGFPNSAGLENRRGYDPGASHRRQRECLAHLPTDLRAIVLRALSPDPEARHRTAAQFADDLRLWIEKRPIPWTRPSTGRVATMWVRRRPIVAGVALAALLGAGAAAGTVARLNALARAADAEAKAKAFDAQIAQARLEEEERWKTEARKTISVLQGQWRHIMREGVATENLTVLWAQESLFGGGLITDNAMVDATRRQRAELYRVAFAEVVRTQGVDSVEALVLGSSAVYSDLFVGNTYAASQVFDEFAPHWRDRLTDDDRWRTILRVLEECIGAQRASLNGAPLPSDDHFASLANEVRGMTDASPMRLLIRETNKIVRERERVEPSLSASGS
- a CDS encoding helix-turn-helix transcriptional regulator encodes the protein MTDYKVPDEFIPRDYDALENRRRAMNIAIGERIRLLMHRQTLRGFGAEMGFHAQSIRRWMQGESSPPAAFLIAVCERYGVSADWLLLGTGPGGPDPHRGSPSVRVVDAMLIEKMAKLGEQLRALADEVDQRAGFQSQQPDEDEIDRAIRGG
- a CDS encoding CDGSH iron-sulfur domain-containing protein: MPRLVRFEGSGPIKIEPQDKPVFICGCGLTRKFPFCDGTHKVCREETAGKTYVYTDERTVGEVRDESESDRRTVGGHGPKA
- a CDS encoding MoxR family ATPase, with protein sequence MHRVLERLRENIRRVYFGNPGAVDRLIVCLLARGHVLIEDVPGVGKTLLATTLSKSLDCRLSRIQFTPDMLPSDVLGVSVYDRETGQFELKRGPIFANIVLADEINRTTPRTQAAMLEAMNEASVSLEGRVIPLEQPFMVIATQNPLEFEGAYPLPESQLDRFLMRIQLGYPTPEEEAQVLELRPGLTMSESAGSLNGDDSRLGALARVQPVATRDEVLELQRMVDTVKIDRSLIDYIVSLANATRNHPELEVGVSPRGTLALAQAARATALLQGRDYCIPEDITSNAVAVWAHRVSTRGFALRGRIDAAGTIIQRVIESADVPV
- the groL gene encoding chaperonin GroEL (60 kDa chaperone family; promotes refolding of misfolded polypeptides especially under stressful conditions; forms two stacked rings of heptamers to form a barrel-shaped 14mer; ends can be capped by GroES; misfolded proteins enter the barrel where they are refolded when GroES binds), with protein sequence MAVKDLAFDVDARQSLLAGVEKVARAVKSTLGPRGRNAVIDKSWGGPTVTKDGVTVAEEIELRDKAENMGALLVKQAASKTSDDAGDGTTTATVLAEALFKEGLRFSSAGVNVNLLVKGMKDAVTLVSENIRKQAVPVKGKADIQAVASISANNDVEIGKIMADAFEKVGKDGVITVEEGKSLDTTVDVVEGMQFDRGYLSPNFVTNVDDMKVELDKVLVLIHEDKIDSIQKLVPVLEKVMGAKKPLLIIAEDITGEALSTLVINKLRGTLQVCAVKAPGYGDRRKAMLQDLAVLTGAEPIMKDLGIELDKVSLSQLGMAKKVEITADNTTIVEGAGDSKKIQARIEQIRREIEEATSDYDREKLQERLAKLSGGVAQVNVGAASEAELKEKKARVEDALHATRAAVAEGIVPGGGTSFVRARAAIENNKDWKSVYGKKNEVTAEDIGHAKFDYAAGMEVVRRALSVPLHTIADNAGEKGSVVVSKVSENAAANFGFNALTLKYGDLIKDGVITPAKVDRSALQNASSVATLLLTADCIITDKPQDKDAAPAGGGHDHGMGGMGGMGGMPGMGGMGF